The Diadema setosum chromosome 4, eeDiaSeto1, whole genome shotgun sequence genome window below encodes:
- the LOC140227833 gene encoding allatostatin-A receptor-like, translating into MAQYDNVHVDVATEAQLLDYELTGSDSNTLTAITVTRSFPWSWNEMVWSWYEICELVTSILGISGNLLVVIVIFCRPSRGRSTDTLVGNLAIADFLTSLFLLPYPTVRSMPTSLAGSLFCKFMRGDYFMWTSVTASIYSLLTVSFDRFLAVVYPIRFKRLVTRGRVSLVIISVWIWAALSMSPVLFINKVDGATGDCVFTMPNRELDVTFGLYTFAVQFAIPTVTMLCSQLAIVRSLNRAATKFKTGAAQRSTASFHTAARDRVLTLTFTIVLIYVLCWSPNQIAFLAYNLRIIPATYLYSPFNRVSIAIAFCNSCINPFLYTLRHPRFRDAVRSFFGGTSTSTAPIFEEPLSQKPRSTQDIFTLDVK; encoded by the coding sequence ATGGCACAGTAcgacaatgtacatgtagatgttgCAACCGAAGCGCAACTACTTGACTATGAGCTGACAGGCAGCGACAGTAATACCTTAACAGCTATAACAGTGACACGATCTTTCCCGTGGTCATGGAACGAAATGGTGTGGTCCTGGTACGAGATATGCGAGTTGGTTACCAGCATCCTCGGTATTTCTGGAAACCTCCTCGTGGTCATCGTCATCTTCTGTCGTCCATCACGGGGTCGATCCACGGACACCCTTGTGGGAAATCTGGCCATCGCAGACTTTTTGACGTCGTTATTCCTCCTGCCGTACCCTACTGTGAGGTCCATGCCGACGTCGTTGGCGGGGTCGCTCTTCTGCAAGTTCATGCGCGGCGATTATTTCATGTGGACGTCGGTCACGGCGTCCATTTACAGTCTGCTGACCGTGTCGTTTGACCGGTTCCTGGCCGTCGTCTACCCGATCCGCTTTAAGAGGCTCGTCACTCGGGGACGCGTCTCCCTGGTCATCATATCTGTGTGGATTTGGGCGGCCCTGTCCATGAGTCCGGTCCTCTTTATCAACAAGGTTGACGGCGCCACCGGAGACTGCGTCTTCACCATGCCGAATCGAGAACTGGACGTCACTTTCGGGCTTTACACCTTCGCCGTCCAGTTCGCCATCCCGACGGTCACCATGCTGTGTTCACAGCTCGCCATCGTCCGTTCCCTCAACCGCGCCGCTACGAAGTTCAAGACCGGCGCCGCTCAGAGGTCGACGGCGTCGTTCCACACAGCTGCCCGTGATCGAGTGCTAACTCTCACCTTCACCATCGTGCTGATCTACGTACTCTGCTGGTCACCGAACCAGATCGCTTTCCTCGCCTACAACCTGCGGATCATCCCGGCCACGTACCTCTACAGCCCTTTCAACCGAGTCTCGATCGCCATTGCCTTTTGCAATTCCTGCATCAACCCCTTTCTCTACACACTCCGCCACCCTCGGTTCCGGGATGCGGTGCGATCGTTCTTTGGGGGAACCAGCACGAGTACCGCACCCATCTTTGAGGAGCCGTTGAGCCAGAAACCTCGTTCCACCCAAGATATTTTCACGCTGGATGTTAAGTAG